One window from the genome of Mustela lutreola isolate mMusLut2 chromosome 11, mMusLut2.pri, whole genome shotgun sequence encodes:
- the VPS37B gene encoding vacuolar protein sorting-associated protein 37B, with translation MAGAGSEARFAGLSLMQLNELLEDEGQLTEMVQKMEETQNVQLNKEMTLASNRSLAEGNLLYQPQLDALKARLTQKYQELQVLFEAYQIKKTKLDQQSSRASLETLLALLQAEGAKIEEDTENMAEKFLDGELPLDSFIDVYQSQRKLAHTRRVKIEKLQELVLKGQRLPQASVPAPLLPRVPEPVPAAPLPYPTSEASGPPSMLPRRIPPPPPPVPAGRLATPFTAAMGSGQALPYPGSPCPPLPPRVGLPPQQGFSAQFVSPYPPALPQRPPPRLPPHQPGFILQ, from the exons ATGGCGGGCGCTGGGAGCGAAGCCCGGTTTGCCGGGTTGTCGCTGATGCAGCTCAACGAGCTGCTGGAGGACGAGGGACAGCTGACGGAGATGGTGCAGAAGATGGAGGAG ACGCAGAATGTTCAGCTCAACAAAGAAATGACGCTCGCCAGCAACCGGAGCCTGGCAGAAGGAAACCTCCTGTACCAGCCCCAGCTCGACGCCCTGAAAGCACGTTTGACCCAAAAATACCAGGAACTCCAGGTTCTCTTTGAAGCCTATCAGATAAAGAAGACCAAATTAG ACCAGCAGTCTAGCCGCGCTTCCCTGGAGACGCTGCTGGCGCTCCTGCAGGCCGAAGGGGCCAAGATTGAGGAAGACACCGAG AACATGGCGGAGAAGTTTCTGGACGGAGAGCTTCCTCTGGACTCCTTCATCGATGTCTATCAGAGCCAGCGGAAACTGGCCCACACGCGGAGAGTGAAAATCGAGAAGCTCCAGGAGCTGGTGCTGAAGGGGCAGAGACTTCCGCAGGCCTCTGTGCCGGCCCCTCTGCTGCCCAGGGTGCCGGAGCCGGTGCCCGCCGCCCCCCTGCCCTACCCTACCTCAGAGGCCAGCGGGCCTCCCTCCATGCTACCTCGGCGCATCCCCCCGCCTCCGCCTCCGGTGCCTGCAGGACGCTTGGCCACGCCATTTACCGCTGCCATGGGCTCAGGACAGGCGCTCCCGTACCCGGGGTCCCCGtgcccgcccctgcccccccGTGTGGGCCTGCCCCCCCAGCAAGGATTCTCCGCGCAGTTCGTGTCTCCGTACCCGCCCGCTCTCCCCCAGAGACCCCCACCGCGGCTGCCGCCACACCAGCCCGGCTTCATCCTCCAGTGA